The nucleotide window CCAAGATGACAGTGGCGAAATGGAATTTGGTCACTCAGTTGATGAATCACTAAGAATCCAAGATATTGACGATCTTGATTATATCAATGATGAAAATTCAAGTCAATTTCGCAAACCTAAAGTTTACAGTGACGATGTTTACCGAAATAAACTTACCGACACAAACGACATGATCAAATGATACATGCGCTGAATCGGAAAATACGGAAAATTATTAAGTCAAGAAGAAGAACAAGAACTGGCCCGTAAAATGCAAATTAAAGGTCGAATCGGTAAAAAAGCTCGTGATACCTTAATAAAACGTAATTTAAGACTGGTTGTAAACAGTGCAAAACGCTATAAAAACCGTGGCTTAAATTTTATTGACCTAATTTCTGAAGGTAATTTAGGAATTATTAAGGCCGTTTCAAAATATGACCACACTAAAGGATTTAAATTTTCAACTTATGCAACTTGATGAATTCGTCAAGCAATCACAAGAGCTGTGGCTGATCAGGCAAGACTAATTAGAATTCCGGTTCATATGGTCGAAACTATTAATAAAATTAACAAAGCTGAGAGAGAATTACAGCAAGAAAAAGGGCTAAATCCAACAGCCGAAGAAATTGCTCAGCGTCTTGGACCTGAATTTACAGCCGAAAAAGTCCGTTATATTAAAAAAATAAATGTCGACCCGATTTCGCTAGATAAAGCCATCGGAAAAGAAGAGGATAGCTCTTTTTCTGATTTTATTAAGGATGAAAATTTAATTTCGCCAGCTGAATACGCCGAGCGCGAGGAAAAAGCTAAAGTTTTACTTGAAATAATCGAGACAACGCTTGACTATGATGAAAAAGATTTTATCAAACGCCGTTATGGAGTTGGTGTTGATGAAAATGGTGTTCCATATCAAGCTCATAGTTTTGAAGAATTAGCTGCCATGCGTCGCGTTACAAAGGAGCGAGTACGTCAAATAGAGGGTAAAATTCTTAAAAAATTAAGAACCCCTCAAAAAAGATGGTCACTACGTGATTTTAACTAAAAAAAGTATGAAAACAAAACTAATTGGCGACTTTTTGCTCGAAAAATTTCCCTTGGAAAACTGTCAAGACTGAGATAATTGCGGTTGAAATCTCTTTTTTGATTCTGAAATTTCTAAGGTTCTTATTTGCATTGATCTTACAAAAAGTGTTTTAGATTTTGCCATAAAAAATAATTATAATTTAA belongs to Mesomycoplasma ovipneumoniae and includes:
- a CDS encoding RNA polymerase sigma factor codes for the protein MEKKQKQTAKKSSKKTAENAFLSHEDVYKYIENLNLSVSEDELDEFFQILMQKKIISDELDKEDLEDVSSSDFADQIGQKNSKNKTKKNLDNLDDDKDLSLDRLDDQEDFDDLGQDDSGEMEFGHSVDESLRIQDIDDLDYINDENSSQFRKPKVYSDDVYRNKLTDTNDMIKWYMRWIGKYGKLLSQEEEQELARKMQIKGRIGKKARDTLIKRNLRLVVNSAKRYKNRGLNFIDLISEGNLGIIKAVSKYDHTKGFKFSTYATWWIRQAITRAVADQARLIRIPVHMVETINKINKAERELQQEKGLNPTAEEIAQRLGPEFTAEKVRYIKKINVDPISLDKAIGKEEDSSFSDFIKDENLISPAEYAEREEKAKVLLEIIETTLDYDEKDFIKRRYGVGVDENGVPYQAHSFEELAAMRRVTKERVRQIEGKILKKLRTPQKRWSLRDFN